A stretch of Prunus dulcis chromosome 6, ALMONDv2, whole genome shotgun sequence DNA encodes these proteins:
- the LOC117633029 gene encoding 60S acidic ribosomal protein P2B-like produces the protein MKVVAAYLLAVLGGKTSPSAADLKDILGSVGAEADGDRIELLLSEVKGKDITELIASGREKLASVPSGGGAVAYSASAADAGAAAPAAAEQKKEEKVEEKEDTDDDMGFSLFD, from the exons ATGAAGGTGGTCGCTGCATATTTGCTCGCTGTTTTGGGAGGGAAGACCAGCCCCTCAGCTGCTGATTTGAAGGACATTCTCGGATCAG TTGGAGCTGAGGCCGATGGTGACAGGATTGAATTGCTGTTGTCTGAAGTCAAGGGCAAGGATATTACAGAACTAATTGCTTCTGGAAGGGAGAAGTTGGCATCTGTTCCATCTGGTGGTGGTGCAGTTGCTTATTCAGCATCTGCGGCTGATGCTGGTGCTGCAGCTCCTGCCGCTGCTGAgcagaagaaggaagagaaggTCGAAGAGAAGGAAGACACAGATGAT GATATGGGATTCAGCCTTTTCGACTAA
- the LOC117630241 gene encoding histidine-containing phosphotransfer protein 2-like gives MAAKGKDLSQQLEELISSLQEQGILTDYFYELRGLQDDNNPRLVDEIITIFLRVAEDYRAELTRNLNACGRVALACQELVDASEANNKEGCLVALDNVNREYLVAKENLNRIVGVTVILNL, from the exons ATGGCTGCGAAAGGGAAGGATCTTAGCCAACAGCTTGAGGAACTCATCAGCTCCTTGCAAGAACAA GGCATTTTGACCGACTACTTTTACGAACTAAGAGGGCTACAAGATGACAACAACCCTCGCTTGGTTGACGAAATTATCACCATCTTCCTTCGTGTAGCTGAAGATTACAGAGCCGAACTCACAAGAAATCT TAATGCCTGTGGCCGGGTTGCCCTTGCCTGTCAAGAGCTCGTTGATGCAAGTGAAGCAAATAACAAAGAAGG GTGCCTTGTGGCTCTTGACAATGTCAACCGTGAATATCTTGTCGCCAAAGAGAATTTGAATCGCATTGTTGGGGTAACAGTTATTTTGAATCTTTAA
- the LOC117632750 gene encoding uncharacterized protein LOC117632750: MANSSNRSESQEMKASLGGCSDVLLPNRAQSAQQVIPPPQGAQAVDGRFDLNLLPEEEEKDQLMVAADEPPLTDDQHQPPPAAYQDQPPPATTDQDSPPAWADQQQPPPSVADQGQPPVVESGDLQRPKRGRERSGPSGSITIDIDRPDWLPIGWGVSASMRLNGRTTGFVDKIYISPEGEKFRSKKQALLSITRNNGENNNL; the protein is encoded by the exons ATGGCGAATTCATCAAACAGATCTGAAAGCCAAGAAATGAAGGCATCTTTGGGAG GGTGCAGTGATGTATTATTGCCTAACCGAGCTCAATCAGCTCAACAAGTTATACCACCTCCCCAAGGAGCTCAAGCTGTAGATGGTCGCTTTGACCTAAATTTATTGCctgaggaggaagaaaaagaccaACTAATGGTGGCGGCTGATGAACCACCATTGACCGATGATCAACATCAACCACCACCCGCAGCATATCAAGATCAACCACCACCAGCCACGACTGATCAAGATTCACCACCAGCTTGGGCTGATCAACAGCAGCCACCACCAAGTGTGGCTGATCAAGGTCAGCCACCAGTTGTGGAAAGTGGAGATCTACAAAGACCAAAACGCGGTCGAGAAAGATCTGGGCCTTCTGGTTCGATCACAATTGACATTGATAGGCCAGATTGGTTGCCTATTGGGTGGGGGGTCTCTGCCTCAATGCGCCTAAATGGTCGGACTACTGGTTTCGTTGACAAG ATTTATATAAGCCCGGAAGGAGAAAAGTTTCGGTCTAAGAAGCAAGCTCTCCTTTCGATTACAAGAAATAATggtgaaaataataatttgtaa